A DNA window from Naumovozyma dairenensis CBS 421 chromosome 8, complete genome contains the following coding sequences:
- the SPP41 gene encoding Spp41p (similar to Saccharomyces cerevisiae SPP41 (YDR464W); ancestral locus Anc_5.587) — MSNPNEDIEADGDINFNELVGNLLSSHNTNESNNNDGGQNEQQPDDEGQAEEHSHSHSHSHEDVAELEPFNADDAAVDLASVVANAMQDLNTEDELDKDSHMNVEIHNDDNNNDNNNDNNNDNEVEEEDGHHQDQVWASILQQGLLDDESNNTSANQHDNPSQLDQDDENLRRAILQSLHGLDTQNNENDINMDNQDEHHHQTDNMEKIIVTDKPSKDKNKKDKKKKNKAKKDKKHKDKKDKKHKEKKQKDKQKSKSIEPIEEPNDLIDFEDVIKGFMQQEQTPNGQSSSEVEDAETQALVEATLRAFENELLANPEGNADLEEEGQPPSSSSISSKKKKKSSHNSKDKHVKLIAPPVSFSASDSQSKKKKKKKKKSPTPKTTISPPLNDDQDHDHDDFSRVIANMVQDAVNTSETTAAMEPTTAPRISGPSILNKEGTFHWPTEDFNTTNDDMNSVPTDEPFDLNQIMQNAMSMAFQEHNENNIDASIMDEFNSELGGISVSDLLSSTTVTTKKTSKKKSQKKKKSIEITTTESTHKKKKKKQPTKPQPPPEEVLKKKYSSCAIAAASIARKQITKRNKELRKKAKEEQQRLRDEKKLLKKQEKEKQELERKELEEIVAKGPPYPADLRVTKKGIPKKPYRRWTPEEMAKRAEAAAAATARVSSSSSSPTIRHQDKKPRKIRKKKTKKLKRVPLSTLKRIPIVNFTKTLTPFVVKSSLNDIEGTLSEIPIEQVNGIKNLVPPKKISQEQLQRERMFASQEPYWKRKSSSMFNPNLKTVIHREKIPFHPPWAIPIYPPLALPVQNRIKKTQLRKSDKKRAKNARKFRKDMLAPENRTHLLSTILSPIIKTLKTAAKNKIANGTSPEEASAYLATVMQFTKNAIIKELTKVRTNSLNAIAPIKLEADNEPANNNNKNDGVPNSEDPTTVTPTPQAGSTASSVAGISPEGEKKSPVVKKPGLRKIPIFSLATIKQLQRKSEGDGQVNINNTTQDSNISISAVKVEDHDVDPLLFAQSQDKEVDGRKWRTQQSRKSQLRMGQNHTYQTMLPLLPILISKSNITTTRLGPLPKNDLDMHVLSEIVLPKKEEESVKLPLLSIPLIASKPRKITSMNVKPSIDDGIVSKEVINIPDHESVEETKDVTGSSLNETINTNHKENHKETQGKKQLGLDSLDLPPNLSTIITSTITGLLPTIANTAENGEIDDDYDYDDDDGGYSEYENENRKRRKFNPNKVLNLDGLVPPPISAPPTRFIKNSNSIASSSSASGGIRSKEKPKLELRYHFDIPDLKDVPGKKNIIVKRAKQLLSKDDVKVLNRELNNERKRKWREANTMKNKIHDLKSRLKKRANIVFGPDESSEKTRWLEETFKEKAEGKGLDLGSEDSGGIKNSGTTNISDMEVLNILAVNMDRLELARTIEKEMNA; from the coding sequence ATGTCTAATCCAAACGAAGACATAGAAGCCGATGGTGACATCAACTTCAATGAGTTGGTTGGGAACCTTTTATCTTCTCATAATACTAATGaaagtaataacaatgacGGTGGCCAGAATGAACAACAACCTGATGATGAAGGACAAGCAGAAGAACATTCACATTCACATTCACATTCACATGAGGACGTGGCAGAATTGGAACCATTCAACGCAGATGATGCAGCTGTGGATTTGGCTAGCGTGGTTGCAAACGCTATGCAAGATTTGAAtactgaagatgaattagataaagACTCCCATATGAATGTGGAAATacataatgatgataataataatgataataataatgataataataatgataatgaagtGGAGGAAGAGGATGGTCATCACCAGGACCAGGTTTGGGCAAGTATCTTACAACAAGGTCTgttagatgatgaaagtAATAATACCTCTGCGAATCAACACGATAATCCATCACAATTAGATCAAGATGATGAGAATTTGAGAAGAGCCATCTTACAATCTTTACATGGCTTGGATACACAAAATAACGAGAATGACATTAATATGGATAATCAAGATgaacatcatcatcagacAGACAATatggaaaaaataatagtcACTGATAAACCTTCAAAGgataagaataagaaagataagaagaagaaaaataaagcCAAAAAGGACAAGAAACATAAGGATAAAAAGGATAAAAaacataaagaaaagaaacaaaaggaTAAACAAAAGAGTAAAAGTATAGAGCCAATCGAAGAAccaaatgatttaattgatttcgAAGATGTTATTAAAGGGTTTATgcaacaagaacaaacaCCAAACGGTCAATCATCTTCTGAAGTGGAAGATGCAGAAACACAAGCCTTAGTGGAAGCTACATTAAGGgcttttgaaaatgaattactAGCCAATCCTGAAGGTAACGCTGActtagaagaagaaggacAACCAccatcttcctcttccatttcttcaaagaaaaagaaaaaatcgTCACATAATTCCAAAGACAAACATGTGAAACTAATAGCACCACCTGTATCATTCTCTGCATCTGATTCACAatccaagaagaaaaagaaaaagaagaagaaatctCCAACTCCAAAGACTACTATTTCTCCTCCATTGAACGACGATCAAGATCATGATCATGACGATTTCTCACGTGTAATAGCAAATATGGTTCAGGATGCAGTAAATACTTCAGAGACCACTGCGGCAATGGAACCAACAACTGCCCCACGCATATCAGGACCTTCTATTCTAAATAAAGAAGGTACATTCCATTGGCCCACAGAAGATTTCAACACCACGAATGATGACATGAATTCAGTACCCACCGATGAACCATTTGatttgaatcaaataatgCAAAATGCAATGTCTATGGCATTCCAAGAacataatgaaaataatatcgaTGCTTCAATAATGgatgaatttaattcaGAATTAGGAGGGATTTCTGTATCcgatttattatcttcaacaaCAGTAACAACGAAAAAGacttcaaagaaaaaatctcaaaaaaagaagaaatctaTTGAAATAACTACTACAGAATCAACTcataagaagaaaaagaaaaagcaGCCTACGAAACCACAACCGCCTCCAGAGGAAgtattaaagaagaaatattcatcatGTGCTATTGCTGCTGCTTCCATTGCAAGGAAACAAATTACAAAGAGgaataaagaattaagaaagaaagccaaagaagaacaacaaaGGCTTCGTGATGagaagaaattgttaaagaagcaagagaaggaaaaacaagaattagaaagaaaGGAATTGGAGGAGATTGTCGCAAAGGGTCCACCATATCCTGCTGATTTAAGAGTAACCAAGAAGGGGATCCCTAAGAAACCTTATAGAAGATGGACACCAGAGGAAATGGCTAAACGTGCAGAGGCAGCTGCAGCTGCTACTGCCAGAGTATcctcatcctcatcatcaccaaCCATTAGACATCAAGATAAGAAACCgagaaaaattagaaagaagaaaactaaaaaattgaaaagggTCCCATTATCTACTCTAAAGAGAATTCCAATAGTGAATTTCACAAAGACGCTAACGCCATTCGTGGTTAAAAGTAGTTTGAATGACATCGAAGGAACTTTATCCGAAATTCCAATAGAACAAGTAAATGGCATTAAAAATTTGGTTCCACCAAAGAAGATTTCACAAGAACAATTACAAAGGGAAAGAATGTTTGCTTCACAAGAACCTTattggaaaagaaaatcttCTAGTATGTTTaatccaaatttaaaaaCAGTTATCCATAGAGAAAAAATTCCATTCCATCCACCTTGGGCAATCCCTATTTACCCGCCATTAGCATTACCTGTACAAAATAGAATAAAGAAAACTCAACTAAGGAAAAGTGACAAAAAGAGAGCTAAGAATGCTAGAAAATTCCGTAAGGATATGTTGGCACCAGAAAATAGAACTCATTTACTTTCCACGATTTTGTCACCCATTATCAAGACTTTGAAAACAGCTgccaaaaataaaattgcTAATGGTACATCACCCGAAGAGGCAAGTGCTTATTTAGCAACTGTTATGCAATTCACTAAAAATGCAATTATTAAGGAATTGACTAAAGTTAGaacaaattcattaaatgcCATTGCTCCAATCAAATTGGAAGCTGATAATGAGCCTgcgaataataataataagaatgaCGGCGTACCTAATAGTGAGGATCCGACTACAGTGACACCCACTCCTCAAGCAGGTAGTACTGCTTCCTCCGTTGCTGGTATCTCTCCTGAGGGTGAAAAGAAATCCCCAGTAGTTAAAAAACCAGGTCTTCGTAAAATCCCAATTTTCAGTTTAGCTACTATTAAACAATTGCAAAGGAAATCCGAAGGTGATGGCCAAGTAAACATAAATAATACTACTCAAGATTCTAATATATCTATCTCGGCAGTTAAGGTAGAAGATCACGATGTAGATCCATTGTTATTCGCTCAATCACAAGATAAAGAAGTTGATGGAAGGAAATGGAGAACCCAGCAGTCGAGGAAGTCACAACTTCGAATGGGACAGAATCACACATATCAAACAATGCTTCCACTACTACCGATCCTCATATCAAAGTCGAACATTACGACCACTAGATTAGGTCCACTTCCTAAGAATGATTTAGACATGCATGTTCTGTCTGAGATTGTGCTTCCGAAGAAGGAGGAAGAATCTGTAAAATTACCTTTATTGTCCATTCCATTAATAGCAAGTAAACCACGGAAAATCACATCAATGAATGTTAAACCTTCAATAGATGACGGTATAGTTTCCAAAGAAGTTATAAATATACCTGATCATGAATCTGTTGAAGAAACCAAAGATGTAACCGGCTCGTCCCTTAACGAAACCATCAATACGAATcataaagaaaatcatAAGGAAACTCAAGGAAAGAAACAACTTGGTCTTGATTCACTTGATTTACCGCCTAATCTAAGTACAATCATTACATCTACAATAACAGGTTTATTGCCAACTATAGCTAATACTGCTGAAAATGGGGAAATAGATGACGACTACGACtacgatgatgatgatggcGGATACAGtgaatatgaaaatgaaaatagGAAGCGTAGAAAATTCAATCCGAACAAAGTACTCAATCTGGATGGACTTGTTCCGCCTCCTATTTCTGCACCTCCAACACGTTTCATTAAAAATTCGAACTCCATTGCTTCTAGTTCAAGTGCATCTGGTGGTATTAGATCAAAGGAGAAACCAAAATTGGAACTGCGTTATCATTTCGATATTCCTGACCTTAAAGATGTCCCTGGTAAGAAGAACATTATTGTTAAAAGAGCAAAACAATTGCTATCTAAAGATGACGTTAAAGTATTAAATCgtgaattaaataatgaacgTAAAAGGAAATGGAGAGAGGCAAATACGATGAAAAATAAGATAcatgatttgaaatcaagATTGAAGAAACGTGCTAATATTGTCTTCGGTCCGGATGAATCTTCTGAGAAAACAAGATGGTTAGAAGAAACATTTAAGGAGAAAGCAGAAGGAAAGGGATTAGATCTGGGAAGTGAAGATAGTGGTGGTATTAAAAATAGCGGTACGACCAACATCTCTGATATGGAAGTCTTGAATATCCTTGCTGTAAACATGGATCGTCTAGAGTTGGCACGTACcattgaaaaggaaatgaaTGCTTGA
- the SFM1 gene encoding protein-arginine N-methyltransferase SFM1 (similar to Saccharomyces cerevisiae YOR021C; ancestral locus Anc_5.605), whose amino-acid sequence MKYIIEHMEEGFSEWVILEYSQILRDVGKENLILSSLPHGTTEKDIPKRLLDLGLQWTTKDLIDIPSDFPDLKPLQNGRVCLLDPRAEIDLKPSDVNEFDYFVFGGILGDHPPRDRTSELKTAYPNLLIGRRLGDKQMTTDTAIRTTQLIVKKQIKFDDIKFMDYPEFRFSKYEATEMPFRYVVDTKTKKPILPQGMMELIKKDSQQSLDDLL is encoded by the coding sequence ATGAAATACATAATTGAACATATGGAAGAAGGATTCAGTGAATGGGTCATCCTCGAATATTCCCAAATATTAAGAGACGTGGGCAAAGAAAATCTAATCCTCTCTTCATTACCTCATGGAACCACAGAAAAAGATATACCTAAACGTCTCTTAGATTTAGGTTTACAATGGACCACCAAGgatttaattgatattcCTTCAGATTTCCCCGATTTGAAACCATTACAAAATGGTAGAGTTTGTCTCTTGGATCCAAGAGCTGAAATTGATTTGAAACCAAGTGACGTCAATGAGTTTGATTATTTCGTGTTTGGAGGTATATTGGGGGATCATCCTCCAAGGGATCGTACCAGTGAATTGAAAACTGCATATCCAAATCTTTTGATTGGTAGAAGATTAGGTGATAAACAAATGACAACAGATACTGCTATTAGAACTACTCAATTGATAGTcaagaaacaaattaaatttgatgatattaagTTTATGGATTATCCTGAATTTAGGTTTAGTAAATATGAAGCTACTGAAATGCCATTCAGATATGTCGTTGATACAAAGACAAAGAAACCGATCTTACCACAGGGAATGATGGAATTGATTAAAAAGGATTCTCAACAAAGTTTGGACGATTTGTTGTGA
- the PRP3 gene encoding U4/U6-U5 snRNP complex subunit PRP3 (similar to Saccharomyces cerevisiae PRP3 (YDR473C); ancestral locus Anc_5.608), protein MNPDHPQSMSDSEYIIPKGEREKRKTNATEHDAVEEEGDVGRGLHTKIHPALLSSNLNFIREQYHHDNPYLSTFNTQPSTKTRKGQRIQTFFQPGEVSKRIQHERELQRKVLEQERKFNELERQRRTKEDEVTKLKIQNCELPDLALGEDKYIPNVDDIPDCEWWDVVYLDTTDKTKILDKYSMQYPSVEEDEDFVSDEEDEEERHPSIRYIQHPVPIKMELSNQGGRPNKVYLTKKEQKKIRRNKRKLIRQEIDEKIKLGLEPKPVPKVKLSNMMNVYENNQNITDPTSWEVTVKQQMEERKRKHEEINQKRHEEAVKKRREAQTIVQSTNSGVGDTCCKVFWFKNLRNPKIRYKLKMNSKQLLLNGLCIRIGDDGPGIIIVVGKEKSCKFYEKLVLNRIKWDENFENKINGTIVDQTGTYSEKIWEGNLKENKFPKLFMKACADEKEFKRILNQFNAQNFMDLHQIRTE, encoded by the coding sequence ATGAATCCAGATCATCCCCAATCTATGTCTGATTctgaatatattattcCAAAAGGGGAACGagaaaaaaggaaaactAACGCTACGGAGCATGATGcagtagaagaagaaggagacGTTGGACGAGGTTTACATACCAAGATCCATCCTGctttattatcatccaatttaaatttcattagggaacaatatcatcatgATAATCCGTACCTAAGCACATTCAACACCCAGCCGTCTACTAAGACTAGGAAGGGACAGCGGATACAAACTTTTTTCCAACCAGGTGAAGTCTCAAAGAGGATTCAACATGAAAGagaattacaaagaaaagTTCTCGAACAAGAGCGGAAgtttaatgaattagaaCGTCAAAGGCGAACTAAAGAAGATGAGGTTacgaaattgaaaatacaGAATTGTGAGTTGCCCGATTTAGCATTAGGAGAGGATAAGTATATTCCAAATGTTGATGATATACCTGATTGTGAATGGTGGGATGTTGTTTATTTGGATACAACGGATAAGACTAAGATATTagataaatattcaatgcAATATCCTTCAGTGGAGGAAGATGAGGATTTTGTTTCAgatgaggaagatgaagaggaaAGACATCCTTCCATTCGTTATATTCAACATCCTGTACCGATTAAAATGGAATTATCTAACCAAGGGGGGAGACCGAATAAAGTTTATTTGACTAAAAAGGAGCAGAAAAAGATTCGTAGGaataaaaggaaattaatACGACAAGAGATTgatgaaaagattaaacTTGGGTTGGAACCGAAACCGGTACCGAAAGTGAAATTATCGAATATGATGAATGTTTATGAgaataatcaaaatatcaCAGATCCTACTAGTTGGGAAGTAACAGTGAAACAACAAATGgaagaaaggaaaaggaagcatgaagaaattaatcAGAAAAGACATGAAGAGGCTGTAAAGAAAAGACGTGAAGCTCAAACTATTGTGCAGTCAACGAATTCTGGTGTTGGTGATACATGTTGTAAAGTGTTTTGGTTTAAAAACCTTCGAAATCCGAAGATAAGATacaaattgaagatgaatagTAAACAACTGTTATTAAATGGTCTTTGTATCCGAATTGGTGACGATGGACCTGGAATTataattgttgttggtaaagaaaaatcatgTAAATTTTATGAAAAACTAGTATTAAATAGGATTAAATGGGATGagaattttgaaaataaaatcaatgGTACAATTGTAGATCAAACAGGAACATATTCTGAAAAAATATGGGAAGGTAATctaaaagaaaacaagTTTCCTAAACTATTTATGAAAGCTTGTGCCgatgaaaaagaatttaaaaGGATTTTAAACCAATTTAACGCTCAAAATTTCATGGATTTACATCAAATTAGAACGGAATGA
- the NDAI0H01070 gene encoding YbhB/YbcL family Raf kinase inhibitor-like protein (similar to Saccharomyces cerevisiae TFS1 (YLR178C); ancestral locus Anc_1.56) codes for MEYSININKAAIDGLSKHDILKDVVKDPNFQPKGILSAEFNSSNSTVAMGNTLSVEATASKPQVQFILNDSVKDINEDDHFTLVMTDPDAPSRTDKKWSEFCHYVETNIKLDGFARDSEFLASEISNGHEMMPYKGPGPPKGTGPHRYVLLFYKQTPGVTLTKVKDRPNWGYGQPAVGVHKWASENKLSLLAVNFFFAETK; via the coding sequence ATGGAATACTCAATTAATATCAACAAAGCAGCTATCGACGGCTTAAGCAAACATGACATCTTAAAAGATGTCGTTAAAGATCCCAACTTCCAACCTAAAGGGATACTATCAGCCGAATTTAACTCCTCTAATTCTACAGTGGCTATGGGAAACACCCTTTCTGTTGAAGCTACTGCATCGAAACCACAAgttcaattcattttgaaCGACAGTGTTAAAGATATCAATGAAGATGATCACTTTACTCTAGTAATGACGGACCCAGACGCTCCCTCAAGAACAGACAAAAAATGGTCCGAGTTCTGCCATTATGTGGAGACAAATATCAAATTAGACGGGTTTGCAAGAGACTCTGAATTTTTAGCAAGTGAAATCTCTAATGGACATGAAATGATGCCATATAAAGGGCCAGGACCTCCAAAAGGGACTGGGCCTCATAGGTACGTTTTATTGTTTTACAAACAAACACCTGGGGTCACCTTGACGAAAGTGAAAGATAGACCAAATTGGGGGTATGGTCAACCAGCTGTTGGTGTCCATAAATGGGCTagtgaaaataaattgtCATTGCTAGCtgtcaatttcttctttgcGGAGACTAAGTAA
- the TFB3 gene encoding TFIIH/NER complex subunit TFB3 (similar to Saccharomyces cerevisiae TFB3 (YDR460W); ancestral locus Anc_5.580): MSMMTAANTTILSATGVSGGVVSAPTTGGGTTTTSSTSTNAIDYDYEDSNKDMCPICKTDRYLSPDVKFLVNPECYHKICESCVDRIFSLGPAQCPYKRCDKILRKNKFKTQIFDDVGVEKEVDIRKRVFGVFNKDLNDFDGDLKKFNEYLEHVEEIVYKLDHGIDVEETERQLKDYEELNKQLILSNIERNKKEFENFEEREKFQKEMRLKKRMLERQIEEEDKSNKEWAKREIINRLAAASTSGSLSSASSASTSIVDNTQDVIESVKSTVKLKKSSARRKLDELNRFLQDNPYFSSSNPNSTQNTLLYQQQHGGSVIPFTPFNGDRDIEPRRFTIEEELYDDPFLKDLQNKKEFIASGFRTDYVYERVLTEAFMGLGCVISEEL, from the coding sequence ATGAGTATGATGACAGCGGCAAATACGACAATACTGAGTGCAACTGGTGTTTCAGGTGGTGTTGTATCTGCTCCTACCACAGGAGGTGGTACTACTACCACAAGTAGCACTAGTACAAACGCTAttgattatgattatgaagATAGTAATAAAGATATGTGTCCTATTTGTAAGACAGATCGATATTTATCACCTGATGTTAAATTTTTAGTTAATCCTGAATGTTATCATAAGATTTGTGAATCTTGTGTGGATAGGATATTTAGTTTGGGTCCTGCACAATGCCCTTATAAGAGATGTGATAAGATTCTTAGGAAAAACAAGTTTAAAACAcaaatatttgatgatgttgGTGTGGAAAAAGAGGTGGATATTAGGAAGAGGGTTTTTGGagttttcaataaagatttgaatgattttgatggtgatttgaagaaatttaatgaatatttggaaCATGTTGAAGAGATCGTTTATAAGTTAGATCATGGTATTGATGTGGAAGAGACGGAGAGACAATTAAAGGATTATGAGgaattaaataaacaattaattttgagtaatattgaaagaaataagaaagaatttgaaaattttgaagaaagagagaaatttcaaaaggaaatgagattaaagaaaagaatgtTAGAAAGACAGAttgaagaggaagataAAAGTAATAAAGAATGGGCTAAGagagaaattattaatcGATTAGCTGCAGCGTCAACATCTGGCTCATTATCATCGGCATCATCGGCATCTACATcaattgttgataataCGCAAGATGTTATTGAAAGTGTTAAGAGTACAGTTAAGTTAAAGAAATCTAGTGCAAGAAGgaaattagatgaattgaatagatttcttcaagacaatccatatttttcatcatcaaatcCGAACAGTACTCAAAATACTCTACTGTATCAACAGCAACACGGTGGTAGTGTGATACCCTTTACACCCTTTAATGGTGATAGAGATATTGAACCACGTCGGTTTactattgaagaagaattatatGATGATCCATTCTTAAAggatttacaaaataagaaagaattCATTGCATCCGGGTTTAGGACTGATTATGTTTATGAAAGGGTATTGACAGAAGCATTTATGGGTCTTGGATGTGTCATATCTGAAGAATTATAG
- the CMI8 gene encoding Cmi8p (similar to Saccharomyces cerevisiae YDR461C-A; ancestral locus Anc_5.583): MTTTNNYKKSGYQMPMDPPSYEETMEMDYKKKTNNNNNNRQNNNGTSNPSPSSESHLTFAFSPHPRTRSNYPGGQSLTYGLFNRDFNQNHQADGN, translated from the coding sequence ATGACTACAACcaacaattacaaaaaaagtGGCTATCAAATGCCAATGGATCCACCTTCTTATGAAGAAACAATGGAAATGgattacaaaaaaaaaaccaacaacaacaacaacaacagacAAAACAACAACGGCACAAGTAATCCTAGTCCATCGTCAGAATCCCATCTAACTTTTGCTTTTTCTCCACATCCAAGAACAAGATCAAATTATCCAGGAGGACAATCTTTGACTTATGGTCTCTTCAATAGAGACTttaatcaaaatcatcaagCTGATGGGAATTGA
- the MRPL28 gene encoding mitochondrial 54S ribosomal protein mL40 (similar to Saccharomyces cerevisiae MRPL28 (YDR462W); ancestral locus Anc_5.584), whose product MNNRQTIRSLIQQSRSWTSSPSSYSYSYIHNGATIQFIRNKRTTSAASSSSLKKMGRNSAESLSPPLQRAVTQLSVLSARKKMPRLLKLSNEDLIKHQTIEKAWMLYKKDKAIERSMRLQRQYESIQDALDTLESINPHLYKLATSTNGEGNGRFPLEFRLPTDAPPNSEKLWPQQFSSTNLQK is encoded by the coding sequence ATGAACAATAGGCAAACTATACGCTCTTTGATACAGCAGTCACGTAGTTGGACCTCATCTCCatcttcatattcataCTCATACATACATAATGGTGCTACTATACAGTTCATCAGAAATAAGAGGACTACCAGTgcagcatcatcatcatcattgaagaagatgggTAGAAATTCAGCAGAATCATTGTCCCCACCATTACAAAGAGCTGTTACTCAACTTAGTGTCCTATCagcaagaaagaaaatgcCCAGACTGTTGAAACTTTCCAATGAAGATCTAATTAAACATCAAACCATTGAAAAAGCTTGGATGTTATATAAGAAAGATAAAGCCATCGAAAGATCTATGAGATTACAAAGGCAATATGAAAGTATACAAGATGCTTTAGATACTTTAGAATCCATTAATCCTCATTTGTATAAATTGGCTACATCTACTAATGGAGAAGGTAACGGTAGATTCCCCTTGGAGTTCCGCTTACCAACAGACGCTCCACCAAattctgaaaaattatggCCGCaacaattttcttcaacaaatttgcaaaaataa
- the STP1 gene encoding Stp1p (similar to Saccharomyces cerevisiae STP1 (YDR463W) and STP2 (YHR006W); ancestral locus Anc_5.586) has product MNYHHGDVEDIEDTFEYDHHHTYTSTSKNSYHLDDDQNCLSKSSFINPYSMHHDRKNNALTTHNILKDNTINNSTSAVTSINNMTRNTTNNKRGSQIHQYVCHHCNAQFRIKGYLTRHLKKHATEKAYTCPFFNTDSPPELRCHNSGGFSRRDTYKTHLKSRHILFPKGVRPQDRNKSVGHCAQCGDFFDSCENWVETHIESGKCKALPSNYRNGKIQDNATTTNNNSITAANTAASDTNTDTSKQNAVTVAKDHSSLQIKRFRKDNDRVFKKATSHSSGIAVGQYVTDHLNNDLMEIPNGDKSLTTKQEPEDSEQESESESSYEQNARSLMQSYQLSAFFPSFSKDTTTTTTTTTKVAAPAITPTIRATGEETNVVYPLDEEQMPEPEEEPEREGIRPMEKNLALQSSTIDKIILDGYSMDSPKKIKMINDRNLKNLKKYRTFYSDFVSSLGN; this is encoded by the coding sequence ATGAACTATCATCATGGTGATGTGGAAGACATAGAAGACACTTTTGAATATGATCACCATCATACCTATACATCTACATCAAAGAACAGTTACCATCTAGATGATGACCAGAATTGTCTATCTAAAAGCTCATTCATTAATCCATATTCCATGCATCATGACAGAAAAAACAATGCATTAACTACACACAATATTTTGAAGGACAACACCATTAATAACAGCACTTCTGCTGTAACCTCCATTAACAATATGACAAGAAatacaacaaataataaacgTGGAAgtcaaattcatcaatacGTTTGTCATCATTGTAACGCACAATTCAGAATAAAAGGTTACTTAACACGTCATTTAAAGAAACACGCTACAGAAAAGGCATATACTTGTCCATTCTTTAACACAGACTCACCTCCAGAATTAAGATGTCATAATTCAGGTGGTTTCAGTAGAAGAGATACATACAAGACTCATTTAAAATCAAGACATATCTTGTTTCCAAAAGGTGTAAGACCACAAGATAGAAATAAATCTGTTGGTCATTGTGCTCAATGTGgtgatttctttgatagTTGTGAAAATTGGGTGGAAACGCATATAGAATCTGGGAAATGTAAGGCTTTGCCTAGTAATTATCGTAACGGAAAGATTCAAGATAATGCCACAACAACCAATAACAACAGCATTACCGCCGCTAATACTGCTGCTAGTGATACTAATACTGATACTTCCAAGCAAAATGCTGTTACAGTTGCAAAAGATCATTCGTCATTGCAGATAAAAAGATTTAGAAAGGATAATGATCGTGTATTTAAAAAAGCAACATCACACTCATCAGGCATAGCAGTTGGACAATACGTAACTgatcatttaaataatgatctTATGGAAATACCGAATGGTGACAAATCTTTAACGACAAAACAGGAACCAGAAGATTCAGAACAGGAATCAGAATCAGAATCTTCGTATGAACAGAATGCTAGGTCGTTAATGCAATCTTACCAATTATCAGCATTCTTTCCATCATTCTCCAAagatactactactactacgACGACGACGACTAAGGTCGCTGCCCCTGCAATAACGCCCACGATACGAGCAACTGGAGAGGAAACCAACGTTGTATACCCATTGGATGAAGAACAAATGCCGGAGCCTGAAGAGGAGCCAGAACGAGAAGGAATACGACCAATGGAAAAGAACTTGGCACTACAATCTTCAACCATTGACAAGATAATATTGGATGGATATTCAATGGATTCACCAAAAAAGATTAAGATGATTAATGAtagaaatttaaaaaatttgaaaaaatatagaacATTCTATTCAGATTTTGTCTCATCGCTTGGTAATTGA